A stretch of Mesoplodon densirostris isolate mMesDen1 chromosome 7, mMesDen1 primary haplotype, whole genome shotgun sequence DNA encodes these proteins:
- the LOC132494311 gene encoding tripartite motif-containing protein 77-like isoform X2 → MDSASMQCFPSEFICSICKDNFTDPVTISCGHRFCTPCLCLLWEDVQTATCCPVCKAISPKMDFKSTIFAKEHILPTRESVVCQLPSSAKQMCKIHQVIKLYFCQTDKSLLCLFCSHSPEHATHEHYPIKQVAEHYRENLLMQMKSIWKKKKENQRNIKKVTNIFRVWEGVGDTMKRSQLMQLYIPQPMDPQLSTWAITGMLERLNSFRVYVTLDHKIRNCHVALTEDLRRLQCSPDHQDVPRNPASSENTPSWGAQTFTTGKHYWEVNVGNSRNWIIGLCKESWTSRNDMLLNSEDIFLLLCVSVEDHFSLFSTFPLLPHYIQRPQGWIGVFLDYECGIISFINVARSSLICNFLSRSFSFPLRPFIWCGPK, encoded by the exons ATGGACTCTGCTTCCATGCAGTGTTTCCCCAGTGAGTTCATCTGCTCCATCTGCAAGGACAATTTCACAGACCCTGTCACCATTAGCTGTGGGCACAGATTTTGTACTCCTTGCCTCTGTCTCTTGTGGGAAGATGTCCAAACAGCTACTTGCTGTCCTGTGTGCAAGGCAATATCTCCAAAAATGGACTTCAAAAGCACTATTTTTGCTAAGGAACATATTCTGCCTACCAGAGAATCAGTTGTCTGCCAGTTACCTAGCTCTGCCAAACAGATGTGTAAGATACACCAAGTGATAAAGCTCTACTTCTGTCAAACTGACAAGAGCCTGCTGTGTTTGTTCTGCTCTCATTCCCCAGAGCATGCCACACATGAACACTATCCAATAAAGCAGGTTGCAGAGCACTACAGG GAGAACCTTCTGATGCAAATGAAAtctatttggaaaaagaaaaaagaaaaccagagaaatataaaaaaagtGACCAACATATTCAGAGTATGGGAG GGTGTGGGAGACACAATGAAAAG gaGTCAGTTAATGCAGCTGTACATTCCTCAGCCTATGGACCCACAGCTCAGTACATGGGCCATCACTGGGATGTTGGAAAGGCTTAACAGCTTCCGAG TGTATGTTACGTTGGatcataaaataagaaattgtCATGTGGCTCTGACTGAAGACCTGAGACGTTTGCAGTGCAGTCCTGACCATCAAGACGTGCCCCGTAATCCAGCAAGCTCAGAGAATACTCCTTCATGGGGTGCTCAGACCTTCACCACTGGCAAACATTACTGGGAGGTGAATGTGGGAAACTCTCGTAACTGGATTATAGGACTTTGCAAGGAATCTTGGACAAGTAGGAATGATATGCTACTTAACTCTGAGgatatttttctacttctgtgtgtCAGCGTGGAGGACCATTTCAGTCTCTTTTCTACATTCCCACTCTTACCCCACTATATTCAAAGACCCCAGGGCTGGATAGGGGTCTTTCTAGATTATGAATGTGGTATAATAAGCTTTATTAATGTTGCCAGAAGTTCCCTCATTTGTAATTTCCTCTCAcgctctttctctttccctctcagaCCTTTCATTTGGTGTGGACCCAAATGA
- the LOC132494311 gene encoding tripartite motif-containing protein 77-like isoform X1, translating into MDSASMQCFPSEFICSICKDNFTDPVTISCGHRFCTPCLCLLWEDVQTATCCPVCKAISPKMDFKSTIFAKEHILPTRESVVCQLPSSAKQMCKIHQVIKLYFCQTDKSLLCLFCSHSPEHATHEHYPIKQVAEHYRENLLMQMKSIWKKKKENQRNIKKVTNIFRVWEGFVNLRMVMIGAEYPKVYQYLQEEKQKHLEMLAIEGKIVFQRLRRNVARMVHMGKLLRRIYEELKELCLKADVDMLQGVGDTMKRSQLMQLYIPQPMDPQLSTWAITGMLERLNSFRVYVTLDHKIRNCHVALTEDLRRLQCSPDHQDVPRNPASSENTPSWGAQTFTTGKHYWEVNVGNSRNWIIGLCKESWTSRNDMLLNSEDIFLLLCVSVEDHFSLFSTFPLLPHYIQRPQGWIGVFLDYECGIISFINVARSSLICNFLSRSFSFPLRPFIWCGPK; encoded by the exons ATGGACTCTGCTTCCATGCAGTGTTTCCCCAGTGAGTTCATCTGCTCCATCTGCAAGGACAATTTCACAGACCCTGTCACCATTAGCTGTGGGCACAGATTTTGTACTCCTTGCCTCTGTCTCTTGTGGGAAGATGTCCAAACAGCTACTTGCTGTCCTGTGTGCAAGGCAATATCTCCAAAAATGGACTTCAAAAGCACTATTTTTGCTAAGGAACATATTCTGCCTACCAGAGAATCAGTTGTCTGCCAGTTACCTAGCTCTGCCAAACAGATGTGTAAGATACACCAAGTGATAAAGCTCTACTTCTGTCAAACTGACAAGAGCCTGCTGTGTTTGTTCTGCTCTCATTCCCCAGAGCATGCCACACATGAACACTATCCAATAAAGCAGGTTGCAGAGCACTACAGG GAGAACCTTCTGATGCAAATGAAAtctatttggaaaaagaaaaaagaaaaccagagaaatataaaaaaagtGACCAACATATTCAGAGTATGGGAG GGTTTTGTAAATCTACGGATGGTGATGATAGGAGCGGAATACCCTAAGGTATATCAATATCTccaggaagaaaagcaaaaacatttaGAGATGTTGGCAATTGAAGGCAAGATTGTTTTTCAGCGACTCAGGAGAAATGTAGCCAGAATGGTTCATATGGGGAAACTTCTGAGAAGAATATATGAGGAGCTGAAGGAACTGTGCCTTAAAGCAGATGTGGACATGCTCCAG GGTGTGGGAGACACAATGAAAAG gaGTCAGTTAATGCAGCTGTACATTCCTCAGCCTATGGACCCACAGCTCAGTACATGGGCCATCACTGGGATGTTGGAAAGGCTTAACAGCTTCCGAG TGTATGTTACGTTGGatcataaaataagaaattgtCATGTGGCTCTGACTGAAGACCTGAGACGTTTGCAGTGCAGTCCTGACCATCAAGACGTGCCCCGTAATCCAGCAAGCTCAGAGAATACTCCTTCATGGGGTGCTCAGACCTTCACCACTGGCAAACATTACTGGGAGGTGAATGTGGGAAACTCTCGTAACTGGATTATAGGACTTTGCAAGGAATCTTGGACAAGTAGGAATGATATGCTACTTAACTCTGAGgatatttttctacttctgtgtgtCAGCGTGGAGGACCATTTCAGTCTCTTTTCTACATTCCCACTCTTACCCCACTATATTCAAAGACCCCAGGGCTGGATAGGGGTCTTTCTAGATTATGAATGTGGTATAATAAGCTTTATTAATGTTGCCAGAAGTTCCCTCATTTGTAATTTCCTCTCAcgctctttctctttccctctcagaCCTTTCATTTGGTGTGGACCCAAATGA